Proteins co-encoded in one Saccharomyces mikatae IFO 1815 strain IFO1815 genome assembly, chromosome: 14 genomic window:
- the TOM70 gene encoding protein channel TOM70 (similar to Saccharomyces cerevisiae TOM71 (YHR117W) and TOM70 (YNL121C); ancestral locus Anc_2.152), with protein MKNFISKNKTAILATIAATGTALGAYYYYSQLQQQQQQGKKNTITKDDKKEVKGSQKKTKDGSESTAESNTPVYPVSSNGDPDFSNKANFTAEEKDRYALALKDKGNQFFRNKKYDDAIKYYNWALELKDDPVFYSNLSACYVSVGDLKKVVEMSTKALELKPDYSKVLLRRASANEGLGNFADAMFDLSVLSLNGDFNDASIEPMLERNLNKQAMSKLKEKFGDIDTATATPTELSTQAPKELKDKTENLPSITSMASFFGIFKPELTFANYDESNEADKDLMNGLTNLYKRSPESYDKADESFTKAVKLFDEQLDKNNEDEKSKEKLAISLEHTGIFKFLKNDPLGAHEDIKKAIELFPRVNSYIYMALIMADRNDSTEYYNYFDKALKLDSNNSSVYYHRGQMNFILQNYDQAGKDFDKAKELDPENIFPYIQLACLAYRENKFDDCETLFSEAKRKFPEAPEVPNFFAEILTDKNDFEKALKQYDLAIELENKLDGIYVGIAPLVGKATLLTRNPTVENFIEATNLLEEASKLDPRSEQAKIGLAQMKLQQEDIDEAITLFEESADLARTMEEKLQAITFAEAAKVQKRIRSDPILAAKIQETLAKLREQGLM; from the coding sequence ATGAAGAACtttatttcaaagaataagaCAGCTATTTTGGCAACCATCGCTGCTACAGGTACTGCACTTGGTGCATACTATTACTACAGCCAAttgcaacaacagcaacaacagggaaagaagaacacAATCACCAAGGACGATAAAAAAGAGGTAAAGGGCTCTCAGAAGAAGACAAAAGATGGTAGTGAATCTACAGCTGAGTCAAATACTCCTGTTTACCCAGTCTCTAGCAATGGTGATCCTGATTTTTCCAATAAGGCAAATTTTACtgctgaagaaaaagatagaTACGCGTTGGCATTGAAGGACAAAGGTAATCAATTctttagaaataaaaagtaCGATGATGCTATTAAGTACTACAATTGGGCATTGGAATTGAAAGATGATCCCGTTTTCTATTCGAATTTGTCGGCTTGTTATGTTTCCGTTGGtgacttgaagaaagttGTTGAAATGAGTACCAAGGCTCTAGAATTGAAACCAGATTACTCAAAAGTTTTGCTAAGAAGAGCCTCCGCTAATGAAGGGTTAGGAAACTTTGCGGATGCGATGTTTGACTTGTCTGTATTGTCTTTGAATGGTGACTTCAACGATGCTTCTATTGAACCAATGCTAGAGAGGAACTTGAATAAACAAGCTATGTCTAAATTGAAGGAGAAATTTGGCGATATCGACACTGCTACTGCTACTCCAACGGAATTATCCACGCAAGCACCTAAAGAACTGAAAGACAAAACAGAAAATCTACCTTCCATTACATCCATGGCCTCATTCTTCGGTATTTTCAAACCTGAGTTGACTTTTGCCAATTACGATGAATCTAATGAAGCTGATAAAGACTTAATGAACGGGTTAACTAACTTATACAAGAGATCTCCGGAAAGCTATGACAAGGCTGATGAGTCTTTCACGAAGGCTGTAAAGttatttgatgaacaaTTGGACAAGAACAATGAGGACGAAAagtcaaaagaaaaattagcCATCTCTTTAGAGCATACTGGTATTTTtaagttcttgaaaaacGATCCATTGGGGGCTCATGAAGATATCAAGAAGGCCATTGAATTGTTCCCAAGAGTTAATTCATACATCTACATGGCATTAATCATGGCTGATAGAAATGACTCGACCGAATACTATAATTACTTTGACAAAGCCTTGAAACTGGATTCAAACAATTCTTCTGTTTACTATCATCGGGGCCAAATGAATTTCATTTTACAAAATTATGATCAAGCAggaaaagattttgataaagCTAAAGAATTGGACCCAGAAAATATTTTCCCTTATATTCAGTTAGCATGTCTAGCGTACCGTGAGAATAAATTTGATGACTGTGAAACTTTGTTTAGTGAAGCTAAGAGAAAATTCCCGGAGGCACCTGAAGTACCAAATTTCTTTGCTGAAATTTTAACTGATAAGAACGACTTCGAAAAAGCCTTGAAGCAATACGATTTAGCCATTGAATTGGAAAACAAGTTGGACGGTATTTATGTGGGCATTGCTCCTTTAGTTGGCAAAGCTACTTTGTTGACAAGAAATCCAACAGTGGAGAATTTCATTGAAGCTACGAATCTATTAGAGGAAGCATCCAAATTAGACCCAAGAAGTGAACAAGCTAAAATTGGTTTAGCCCAAATGAAGTTACAACAggaagatattgatgaagctATTACATTATTCGAAGAATCTGCTGATTTAGCCAGAACTATGGAGGAAAAATTGCAGGCCATTACTTTTGCTGAAGCCGCTaaagttcaaaaaagaatcagATCTGACCCAATTTTGGCTGCAAAGATTCAAGAAACTTTAGCTAAATTGCGCGAACAGGGTTTAATGTAA
- the NAF1 gene encoding RNA-binding snoRNP assembly protein (similar to Saccharomyces cerevisiae NAF1 (YNL124W); ancestral locus Anc_2.146) gives MGDDLFSKALENPDQDLNLELPKDDVDLGLLGDGGDDGKNDEAAVDAARLAGSSSESSGGSSDADSDSDSADQDTDEDTIENENEDEDASPSGPIISKNEIIEETVPELPEDYEISERTTITPIGVLKSAFENNIIIHAMLSGEKRVLKEGSIFCLEDRTLIGMLTEVFGPLQNPFYRIKLPDSKGDLFNELKARLGEKACIVTPDAHWIDTFELKRNKGTDASNGYDEELPEEEQEFSDDEKEALFKKMKKQQQQQRKKRDNRKQPNDSDNVKVKKARQPKASNLPKLVPPLGMSNGAPLQHGYKSRNARENTKHEASTTPNRNRSPLVPMVPQQQFPVNNYPYPPQPNNMSYPPYPAFPQPSNFQYPPPPFGQVSSAQFSNMIPYGNAAPAFNNMPLPTQPPFMPLTQSQPPHSYSAPPMGQMQNPVYTQPSPQMPPHGNGNFQQVMELHQILLQQQQQQQQQQQDPRN, from the coding sequence ATGGGAGACGACTTGTTTTCTAAGGCTTTGGAGAATCCAGATCAGGACTTGAACCTGGAATTGCCGAAGGACGACGTTGATTTGGGTCTTTTGGGTGATGGAGGGGACGATGGGAAGAACGATGAAGCGGCGGTAGACGCGGCGAGGTTAGCTGGCAGTTCCTCTGAGTCTTCAGGAGGTAGTTCTGATGCTGATTCTGATTCTGATTCTGCTGATCAGGACACGGACGAGGACAcgattgaaaatgaaaatgaggaCGAAGATGCCTCGCCTTCTGGCCCCATAATATCCAAGAACGAAATAATAGAGGAAACTGTTCCTGAATTACCAGAGGATTATGAGATTTCTGAGAGAACGACTATCACTCCCATTGGCGTTTTGAAGTCTgcatttgaaaacaatataaTAATTCATGCCATGTTGTCGGGCGAAAAACGAGTTTTGAAAGAGGGCTCTATTTTCTGTCTGGAGGATAGAACTTTGATTGGGATGTTGACAGAAGTTTTTGGGCCATTGCAGAATCCGTTTTATAGAATCAAATTGCCGGACTCAAAAGGAGATTTATTTAACGAGTTGAAAGCGCGTTTGGGTGAGAAGGCGTGTATAGTCACCCCTGATGCCCATTGGATAGACACTTTTGAACTGAAGCGCAACAAAGGTACTGATGCGTCTAATGGGtacgatgaagaattacCTGAAGAGGAACAAGAGTTTTCCGACGACGAAAAAGAagctcttttcaaaaaaatgaagaaacagcaacagcaacaaagaaagaaaagagataaCCGTAAACAACCCAACGATTCTGATAATGTCAAGGTGAAGAAAGCTCGCCAACCCAAGGCCAGTAATTTACCCAAACTAGTGCCGCCATTGGGCATGAGCAATGGTGCTCCGTTGCAACATGGGTACAAATCAAGAAATGCACGCGAAAACACTAAACATGAAGCCAGCACCACACCTAACCGAAATCGTTCGCCTCTGGTGCCAATGGTACCACAACAACAGTTCCCTGTAAATAACTACCCTTACCCACCACAACCAAATAATATGTCTTATCCACCCTACCCAGCTTTCCCTCAACCATCAAACTTCCAATATCCACCTCCGCCCTTTGGTCAGGTGTCATCAGCCCAGTTTTCTAACATGATTCCATATGGCAACGCTGCTCCCGCGTTTAATAATATGCCGCTACCAACACAACCGCCGTTTATGCCATTGACCCAAAGCCAACCACCACACTCATATAGCGCACCTCCCATGGGACAGATGCAAAACCCAGTGTACACCCAACCGTCACCTCAAATGCCTCCTCACGGAAATGGTAATTTCCAGCAAGTAATGGAGTTACACCAAATACTGttgcagcagcagcagcagcaacagcagcagcagcaagaTCCAAGGAATTAG
- the NMA111 gene encoding Nma111p (similar to Saccharomyces cerevisiae NMA111 (YNL123W); ancestral locus Anc_2.150): MTISLSNKKKRDYAKISDEISTETSPVKRKQLESAPGDQEEEYTDHEIIIEPLHFANNNNAVLTDSENYLRWQNTISNVVKSVVSIHFSQVAPFDCDSALVSEATGFVVDAKLGIILTNRHVVGPGPFVGYVVFDNHEECDVIPIYRDPVHDFGFLKFDPKKIKYSKIKALALKPSLAKVGSEIRVVGNDAGEKLSILAGFISRIDRNAPEYGELTYNDFNTEYIQAAASASGGSSGSPVVNIDGYAVALQAGGSTEASTDFFLPLDRILRALICIQTSKPITRGTIQVQWLLKPYDECRRLGLTSERESQARAKFPENIGLLVAETVLREGPGYDKIKEGDTLISINDETISSFMQVDRIQDENVGKEIKLIIQRGGVEHTIVCKVGDLHDITPHRYVEVCGATFHELSYQMARFYALPARGVFLSSASGSFNFDSKERVGWIVDSINNKETPDLNTFIEIMKTIPDRKRVTVRYHHLTDQHSPLVTSIYIDRHWCNEFRVYTRNDTTGIWDFHNVADPLPAEPLKPRSAKIIPIPVNNEKIAKLSSSLCTVATMAAVPLDSLSADILKTSGLIVDAEKGYVLVSRRVVPHDCLDTFVTIADSLVVPATVEFLHPTHNFAIVKYDPKLVKAPLITPKLSTTRMKRGDKLQFIGFTQNDRIVTSETTVTDISSVSIPSNLIPRYRASNLEAISIDCNVSTRCNSGILTDDDGTVRGLWLPFLGERLENKEKVYLMGLDIMDCQEVIDILKNGGKPRVSIVDAGFGSISVLQARIRGVPEEWIMRMEHESNNRLQFITVSRVSYTEDTVHLETGDVILSVDGRLVTEMNDLNGVVSSADGILPPAILDFKVVRDGNIVDLKIKTVEVQETDHFVIFAGSILQEPHHAVLQAMVDVPKGVYCTFRGESSPALQYGISATNFITHVNEIETPNLDIFLKVVKTIPDNSYCKMRLMTFDNVPFAISLKTNYHYFPTAELKRDNITHKWIEKEFTGNSQSEK, from the coding sequence ATGACTATATCGTTGagcaacaaaaaaaaaagagactATGCCAAAATCTCTGATGAAATTTCAACTGAAACATCGCCagtaaaaaggaaacagtTGGAAAGCGCCCCCGGAGACCAAGAGGAAGAATACACAGACCATGAGATCATCATAGAACCCTTGCATTTTgccaataataataacgcCGTGCTAACAGATTCAGAAAATTATCTAAGATGGCAAAATACAATCTCCAATGTTGTGAAATCAGTGGTTtctattcatttttcacaAGTCGCTCCATTCGATTGCGATTCAGCTTTAGTTTCTGAAGCTACCGGATTTGTAGTGGACGCGAAGCTGGGTATTATTTTGACCAATAGACACGTTGTTGGGCCTGGTCCCTTTGTGGGTTACGTAGTTTTTGATAACCATGAGGAGTGTGATGTTATACCAATTTACAGAGATCCGGTTCACGATTTTGGATTTCTAAAATTTGAtccaaaaaagataaaatacTCTAAGATCAAAGCGCTAGCACTAAAACCAAGTTTGGCTAAGGTCGGCTCAGAAATCAGAGTTGTTGGTAATGATGCCGGTGAGAAATTAAGTATCCTAGCAGGTTTCATAAGTAGGATCGACAGAAATGCACCAGAATACGGAGAGCTAACATATAACGATTTTAATACTGAGTACATCCAAGCAGCTGCTTCTGCATCCGGAGGTTCAAGTGGATCTCCAGTGGTAAATATAGACGGATATGCAGTGGCTTTACAAGCTGGCGGTTCTACAGAAGCATCCActgacttttttttacctttaGATAGAATTTTGAGAGCATTAATTTGCATTCAAACCAGCAAACCTATCACACGTGGTACGATCCAGGTTCAATGGTTATTAAAGCCCTACGACGAGTGTAGAAGGTTAGGTTTGACTTCTGAAAGGGAAAGTCAGGCTCGTGCTAAATTTCCCGAGAATATTGGGCTCTTGGTGGCCGAAACCGTTTTGAGAGAAGGCCCCGGTTAtgataaaatcaaagaaggtGATACTCtaatttcaataaatgaTGAGACTATATCTTCCTTCATGCAAGTAGATAGGATCcaagatgaaaatgttGGGAAGGAAATCAAGCtaattattcaaagaggTGGTGTCGAACATACCATTGTTTGTAAAGTTGGTGACTTACACGATATCACCCCTCATCGTTATGTAGAGGTTTGTGGTGCCACTTTTCATGAACTATCATATCAAATGGCAAGATTTTATGCTCTACCTGCCAGAGGTGTATTTTTAAGTAGTGCATCAGGGTCCTTCAACTTTGATTCAAAGGAAAGGGTGGGTTGGATTGTAGATTCCATAAATAACAAAGAAACACCTGATTTGAACAcatttattgaaattatGAAAACTATTCCGGACCGTAAGCGTGTTACTGTACGATACCATCACCTGACAGATCAGCATTCTCCACTTGTTACATCTATTTACATTGACCGCCATTGGTGCAATGAATTCAGAGTTTATACAAGAAATGATACAACCGGTATTTGGGATTTCCATAATGTTGCGGATCCACTTCCTGCTGAGCCATTGAAACCTCGTTCGGCCAAAATTATCCCTATTCCTgtcaataatgaaaaaattgcgAAGTTATCGTCATCTTTGTGTACAGTGGCGACAATGGCAGCAGTTCCACTGGATTCACTTTCCGCtgatattttgaagacATCTGGTTTGATTGTTGATGCGGAAAAAGGTTATGTCCTTGTTTCTAGAAGGGTAGTCCCACACGACTGTCTTGATACCTTTGTTACCATTGCAGATTCGCTTGTAGTACCGGCAACAGTGGAATTTCTTCACCCAACTCACAATTTTGCTATTGTGAAATACGATCCAAAATTAGTAAAGGCTCCATTAATTACCCCCAAATTGTCTACCACAAGAATGAAACGTGGTGATAAGCTTCAATTTATAGGTTTTACCCAGAATGATAGAATCGTGACTTCAGAGACAACTGTCACCGACATTTCCTCTGTTAGTATCCCAAGTAACCTAATTCCGAGATATCGTGCTTCTAACTTAGAAGCTATTTCTATTGACTGTAATGTTAGTACTAGATGTAATTCTGGTATTTTAACAGATGACGACGGTACAGTAAGAGGTTTGTGGCTTCCATTTCTAGGCGAAAGattagaaaataaagagaaagttTATTTGATGGGCTTAGATATAATGGATTGCCAGGAAGTTATagatattttgaagaatggtGGCAAACCAAGAGTAAGTATAGTCGATGCTGGATTTGGTTCTATCTCCGTTTTACAAGCTAGAATTAGAGGAGTACCAGAAGAATGGATAATGCGTATGGAACATGAATCAAATAATAGATTGCAGTTTATCACTGTTTCCAGAGTTTCTTATACAGAAGATACAGTTCATTTAGAGACCGGTGATGTTATTTTATCTGTAGATGGTAGGTTGGTTACTGAAATGAATGATTTGAACGGAGTTGTAAGCTCAGCTGATGGTATTCTACCGCCAGCTATACTGGATTTCAAAGTTGTTCGTGATGGTAACATTGTTGATCTGAAAATCAAAACTGTAGAAGTTCAGGAAACTGACCACTTCGTAATATTTGCAGGTAGCATCTTACAAGAACCACATCATGCAGTTTTACAAGCCATGGTTGATGTTCCAAAAGGCGTCTATTGTACTTTCAGAGGAGAATCGTCACCGGCACTCCAATACGGTATATCTGCTACGAACTTCATTACACACGtcaatgaaattgaaacaCCTAATCTAgatatatttttgaagGTTGTCAAAACTATTCCCGATAATAGTTATTGTAAAATGAGATTAATGACTTTTGATAACGTCCCCTTTGCTATCTCACTGAAAACAAATTATCACTATTTCCCAACTGCAGAATTGAAGAGAGACAACATCACACATAAGTGGattgaaaaggaatttACCGGTAACAGCCAGAGCGAAAAATAG
- the NCS2 gene encoding Ncs2p (similar to Saccharomyces cerevisiae NCS2 (YNL119W); ancestral locus Anc_2.154), with translation MECQRCPASSRELATVESRKERFCNECFVKFVNTKQRKQMMKDDFFRNLFKVIYPHDKEGSVAKILLPLSLSDSGSLVMFDIVHDLLLEQMKQHNNHTGFTIDILTIFSEESLSVIKERMECLVNEKMLQLNKVKNIFNVHFIDINEFFNSTSELSNLIIDDENFEIFSKLKLVNDSDRLTLREILSKYCLNNSSRADLISIIKNQLIKHFAYENGNDAIMWGHSMTKLSEVIISLVVKGKGSQIATFLDSDSFDTLGNKACKYKNIYPMKDLLSIEIESFLQIKDLAKFLINVEETNIKPNCMITKKSTPSLGQQKLVKNMTINEITTKYFQDIQNDYSNIISTVLRTADKLAQPVSNIAKPSQCQLCQSRIYTNPSNWINRITVTSPYPIETCEEEFLFKQWQESRLGKSHTHYVELLDKIKKDPTNNHDASDNDVKLCYGCLILLNTSIKDKNLMWPKIDTMESLVNKSNDNKELNQILNQFEIHSDGEE, from the coding sequence ATGGAGTGCCAGAGATGTCCTGCATCAAGCAGAGAGTTGGCGACTGTTGAGTCTAGGAAGGAAAGGTTTTGCAATGAATGCTTTGTCAAGTTCGTGAACACTAAACAACGAAagcaaatgatgaaagatgattttttcagaaatcTGTTCAAAGTTATATATCCACATGATAAAGAAGGATCAGTGGCTAAAATTCTGCTTCCCCTGTCACTTTCAGACTCAGGGTCATTGGTTATGTTTGATATTGTTCATGACTTACTATTGGAACAAATGAAGCAGCATAATAATCATACGGGCTTCACCATCGATATACTTACTATATTTTCCGAAGAAAGCCTTTCTGTTATTAAAGAACGTATGGAATGTTTggtaaatgaaaaaatgttACAACTgaataaagtaaaaaatatatttaaTGTTCATTTCATTGACATTAatgaattcttcaatagcACGTCGGAATTATCGAATCTGATCATTGacgatgaaaattttgagattttcAGTAAGTTGAAGTTAGTAAATGATAGTGATAGATTGACATTGAGGGAAATATTGAGTAAATACTGTCTGAACAATTCATCTAGAGCTGACTTAATATCgattataaaaaatcaattgaTCAAGCATTTCGCATACGAAAATGGTAACGATGCTATAATGTGGGGTCACTCTATGACAAAATTATCTGAGGTGATCATTTCTCTTGTGGTAAAAGGTAAAGGTTCCCAGATAGCAACCTTTCTGGACTCTGATTCATTTGATACGTTGGGTAACAAAGCATGCaagtataaaaatatatatcCAATGAAAGATCTATTATccattgaaattgaaagcTTCTTACAAATTAAGGATTTGGCAAAATTCCTTATTAACGTTGAAGAAACTAACATCAAACCTAACTGCATGATTACTAAGAAATCAACACCATCCCTTGGTCAACAAAAATTAGTTAAAAATATGACAATTAACGAAATTACTACCAAATACTTTCAAGATATACAAAACGATTACTCGAATATAATATCAACCGTTTTAAGAACAGCAGATAAATTGGCACAACCTGTATCAAATATAGCTAAGCCGTCACAATGTCAACTATGTCAATCTAGAATATATACAAATCCATCTAATTGGATAAACAGGATTACAGTTACTTCGCCTTATCCCATAGAGACATGCGAGGAGGAATTTTTATTCAAACAATGGCAGGAGTCGAGATTAGGAAAATCTCACACTCATTACGTGGAATTGCTAGATAAAATTAAGAAGGATCCCACCAATAATCACGATGCTAGTGACAATGATGTCAAATTGTGCTATGGTTGCTTAATTTTACTGAATACCAGCATCAAGGATAAAAATCTGATGTGGCCAAAAATTGATACCATGGAAAGTTTGGTAAACAAGAGTAATGACAACAAAGAATTGAATCAAATATTGAATCAATTTGAGATACATTCCGATGGAGAGGAATAA
- the MRP35 gene encoding mitochondrial 54S ribosomal protein bL35m (similar to Saccharomyces cerevisiae YNL122C; ancestral locus Anc_2.151): MSMFSIFNPLLKGSNNFKARFHGFLFNNVSTVTIRTLMKTHKGTAKRWRRTGNTFKRGIAGRKHGNIGWSHRSLKALTGRKTANSAYLKHLKRLLPYH, from the coding sequence ATGTCTATGTTTAGTATATTCAATCCCCTACTAAAAGGTTCCAATAATTTCAAAGCAAGGTTCCACGGTTTTCTATTCAATAATGTTTCTACAGTAACAATAAGAACTCTAATGAAAACTCATAAAGGTACAGCAAAGAGGTGGAGGCGCACTGGTAACACTTTTAAAAGAGGCATTGCTGGAAGGAAGCATGGTAATATAGGCTGGTCCCATAGATCTTTGAAAGCTCTAactggaagaaaaacagCCAATTCAGCTTATCTAAAGCATTTAAAACGGTTACTACCCTATCATTGA